A single region of the Hymenobacter siberiensis genome encodes:
- a CDS encoding DUF2279 domain-containing protein: MLHRTIRLIACLGSTVVTFGRAPVAAQTLPPVTVLTDPITPQDGLNSARLVGVVVGTTVLYALSTYLLGKTWYTKRVPFHYFNDNNEWLQMDKVGHATTTYAISRGEYELFRWSGVPDRTAALTGGAIALLFQSTIEVFDGHSEGWGFSKGDMAANAAGIALFVGQQVGLGQQPLSLRYGFRSSIYPQYRPELLGRHRFAQLLKDYNGQQYWLSVNVASVLPVGPSFPRWLNLDLGYSGSGMTGGSANPPLYGADGRPLVFRRVRQFYLAPDFDLARLAPIGSTGHMLLGASQFLKLPTPSLEFNPRDGWRWHPLRAAAD, from the coding sequence GCACCATTCGCCTGATTGCCTGCCTTGGAAGCACCGTCGTGACTTTTGGCCGCGCACCAGTGGCTGCTCAAACGCTGCCACCAGTCACGGTATTGACCGACCCGATTACCCCCCAGGATGGCCTCAATTCGGCACGGCTGGTGGGCGTCGTGGTGGGCACAACGGTACTATACGCCCTCAGCACCTACCTGTTGGGCAAAACGTGGTACACCAAGCGCGTCCCCTTCCACTACTTTAACGACAATAACGAGTGGCTGCAAATGGATAAGGTGGGCCACGCCACCACGACCTACGCCATCAGCCGGGGCGAATACGAGCTGTTTCGTTGGAGCGGCGTGCCCGACCGGACTGCGGCACTTACTGGCGGGGCTATCGCGCTGCTATTTCAGAGCACGATTGAAGTGTTCGACGGCCATTCCGAAGGCTGGGGGTTTTCGAAGGGCGACATGGCGGCCAATGCGGCTGGTATTGCCCTGTTTGTGGGCCAGCAAGTGGGCTTGGGCCAGCAACCCCTGAGCCTTCGCTATGGCTTCCGGAGCAGTATTTACCCGCAGTACCGGCCGGAATTGCTGGGCCGCCACCGTTTTGCGCAACTGCTGAAGGACTACAATGGCCAGCAGTACTGGCTGTCGGTGAATGTAGCGAGCGTACTGCCCGTAGGTCCCTCTTTTCCGCGCTGGCTAAACCTCGACCTGGGCTACAGTGGCAGTGGGATGACCGGGGGTAGCGCCAACCCGCCGCTATACGGGGCCGATGGCCGCCCCCTCGTTTTCCGGCGCGTGCGCCAGTTCTACCTGGCCCCTGACTTCGACCTGGCCCGGCTGGCACCCATTGGTTCCACCGGTCATATGCTGCTAGGTGCCAGCCAGTTTCTAAAGCTGCCAACCCCATCCCTGGAATTTAATCCGCGCGACGGCTGGCGCTGGCATCCGCTCCGGGCGGCCGCCGATTAA